In Lolium rigidum isolate FL_2022 chromosome 7, APGP_CSIRO_Lrig_0.1, whole genome shotgun sequence, the DNA window tggaaatcgaactcccctccgcgacccGTTTTAATACGGGGCAACCCTCACGTTCCTCGGGCCCCCAACTAAGTTTACGGGCCTGTTATcactagaatttgaccaagctagaggtgggccgcgatcaagatggacttgaagatgtgTACATCAAGAAataggtgaatcggcctttatacgcagagtttgggctagttagcccgtgtatcttaatatatagtaggctacgtagaagttagattttatctcgtgcacggtttggtgcacgcccacattagaaagtcccctggactataaatatgtatctagggtttatggaataaacaacaaccaacgttcaacacaaaccaatctcggcgcatcgccaaccccttcgtctcgagggtttctccggtaagcaccatgctgcctagatcgcatcttgcgatctaggcaaagacgagcctgcccacgttgttcatgcgttgctcgtgctgaagcctttttgatggcgagcaacgtagttatcatagatgtgttagggttagcattgttcttagtgtcatatgctgtcgtagtgcaacccttgcgcatctagccgtccttgtacctcatcatgggtgcaggggcggcatcccgcttgatcgttatttagtagatctgatccgttacggttgctccttgattcatcaaggattagtttaacatccgcaatagttaggccttacaaagggttggaggatccagcggcgcgtagggtgtagtttgctggccctagacaggatgttccgaggatcaacctcgtgttggtttttaggccttgtctaggagtggcttacgatcaccgtgcgcgagcgcgaggcccaatcgtgagtaggatgatccgattatgcggtgaaaaccccaaatcgtcgtggatctcatatgctttatcttgatcaagcaggaccaccatatattcgaccaccttggacgaatcatgggtggatcggctccatgagccgattcacgggataactcgagagccgatcgaggctcgtatttaacgtgtacgtgtgtgccccgcaggaaactaagcgaggcatcatccacaccttcccgaccgtgtataggtcgggtggcacgcccttgcaatttgcatcggcgcgcgaccggagaggctttgcgggccgtcgctccgagggaccggggccagccgcagccctagttgttcccggctctacggtgttgaccgatcgctgcccgccggtgggtttctgacgtcaacacattctggcacgcccggtgggacaatcctcaacatcaaccacatcgccgtctacatcggagatggcggaagaaactccggtcacttacgaggatcTGAATGACGAGGTCAAGgtcctcctcgaagccgacctcatcgactCCTCCCACgacacccgctcccatggcatcagcacCAACGTGGTGGAGCTGGGGTACCGCCCTGGTGAGGGTAGTGATGAGggcggctgctctcatagcaaggatgaagaaggagacggtccacgcgatcggccccgacactgccacaAGATCCTAGCGATGATCAAGAGAGAAGCCGATCccagcgatcggaccgtattacACGCACCACCAGCTCTCCCGGattcggcgtcgacctcacaggtgacggaaagctagggtacgggttcacctcggccgacgagctagaggaagtcgacatcggccccggGGATAAGCCTCGGCCAACTTTTATCGACAGAAAGTTAGACCCACAGCTCGAGAGTcggatgattgctctattgaaagaatacccggattgctttgcgtGGGACTACACGgagatgcccgggctagacaggagcatcatcgaacatcggctcccctcgaagaaaggatttcggcccttCCAAAGCAACGAGCACgacggatgaaggccgaaatcctagaggaggtcaagaaagagatcgagaagatgttggctgcCGGATTCATCGGACCATGCGGTATGCGGAATGGATATCCGATGATCGTTCcggtagaaaagaaggacggccggtggcgtgtggctatcgatttccgagatcttaacgagccactccaaaagatgaatatccgatgcccgtggcagAAACTTTGATCAATGCagcctgctggccacaaggttttaagcttcatggatggcaacgccggctataaccagatcttcatggccccggaagatatacacaagaccgcattcagagtaccggggcgtaggcttgtttgaatatgtggtcatgacctttgggttgaagaatgccggcgcgacgtatcaaagagccatgaattatatattccacgatctgatcggcaagttggtggaaatctacatcgatgatgtggtagtcaagtctcgtctccatggagggacacttggaagaCTTGCGACACGTACTAGACCGAACTCGAAagttcgggctgagaatgaacccaaagaagtgtgcctttggtgtgacggccggtcagttcctaggatttttggtccatgagcgaggaattgagatcggcctcgaaGAGTCGGAGgcaagtgcgtaccatgcagccgcccaccacgaagaaggaactccagcgtcttatcggcaagatcaacttcgttcgccgattcatctctaacctgtcaggacggatcgagccgttcatgggtttggtgaagattaaatccgatgacgaatttcactggggggcagaacagcagcaggcgttcgaTGACATTAAACGGTATCTGACGACACCACCCGTGCTAgtgccgccccagcaagacaggccgttctacatttacttgtcagtagctgacacatccatcgcctcggtggtggtgcaactctacgagggcgttgaaaaggtcgttttctacctcagcagaaggatgttggacgcggagacaaggtaccctgaggtcgagaaactgtgcctctgtctggtctttacctgcaccaagctgcaccacatccttttgacggcagagatcttcgtcatatgcaagtccgacgttgtcaagcacatgctgtcggcccccgtgttgaaaggccgattgggtaaatggatgcttgcgttgtcggagttcgaccttcggtatcagcctgcgaaagcagtcaaaggacaagcattggccgatctcatagctgagcgaatcagtaccaatatagcagcactatccatacgtgcatgggctatgttcttcgatggatcggcttgcgacgatggttgtggcatcggcattccgctCGTATCGCCTAGGGGacggaatactccttctccatcagattgtctaccccttgcaccaacaacgtggcggagtatgaggcggtacgtaaggggatggagttgctactaGAAGCCGGAGCGAAGCGATGAGAACTTTTTGGGGACTCCAAGTTGGTAatcaaccagctcacggatgaatataagtgcgagagtgaatcgcttttcccatattggatggaatgccgtgagttaatgacacagtttcggtacatcaactttaattgggttccAAGATCCCAgaataccgaggccaacaatctcgcgcaaATGGCGTCAGGTTACATAGATACACCTGaagggtcagaagttcaggtccAATTCCTGGAACaaaatgattggagagccgaaatcttcaattacttaaaagattcggctcggggggcacctaagcgggtaagatacaaagccatgaagtacgtcctcataggagacgacatgttctacaggacgttggaagggttactactcaagtgcctgggaccaactgagtctaatcggctcttacatgaggtgcatgaaggcgcccgtggaactcatcggtcggctcacaagatgaagtggctaattaggcgctcagtggttctattggcccaccatgcttgaagattgcttcaattactacaaggggtgccgtgcatgccggatgtttgggaagattcggatggtacCGAAGATCGGCCGATGAACccgatcatcaaaccttggccattccgagggtggggcatggacatgatcggaaaAATCCATCCGGCTTCGAGTAAGAAAcacgaatggattttggccatcacagattacttcaccaagtgggtggaagccgtccctatgaagaaggtaaaatcagaagatgtgattaaGTTCGTGaaggaacacgtgattcataggttcgggattccccaaaccatcacgaccgatggaggttcggtctttgtgtcTAAAGAGTTCAGGGGATTctcgcgatgacatggggattaagctgatccgatcatctccgtactatgctcgggCTAACGGGCAAGCCGAGGCGTCCAatcgagcttaatcaagctgatcaagagaaagattgaagaAAACccaagggattggcatgagaagttatcagaggcattatgggcctaccgcatgtcatgccatggagctataaagacttcgccgtaccagcttgtttaTGGgcaagaagccgtattaccttgggagattacggctggatcaagacgtgtcacgtttcaggatGACCTGACGGCAgacgaatatgcagctttgatgagtgacactattgaggatgcaacagagcttaggctttggtcgttggaaaagATTAAGGAAAACAAAGCCCGGGTAGCTcgggcctacaataagaaggttagaccaaaggagtttcaggttggtgacctggtatgggaagctgtgttgccgttaggaaccagggacaaggcatatggcaagtggtctcctaattggcacggtccgtacaaagtcgtccaggccttgaaaggtaatgcatacatgttggaagagttggacggacagaagttcccagtggccataaatggtcaacacctcaagaagtatttcccaagcatgtgggatgatgggcactaAGGTAGGGAGGCCGATTAGAGTCGGCCAGCAAAAAGAGATGATCCAATCATGGGTaccaaagtatgggggccgatgcaatcggccgtaaaaaaaaaaatataaagcCGATGTCGCCaccatcgactctagaacaatTATACGAGGCCCACGAAGCTCAGATTTGCGCCAAGATGGTGTTCAGTTCAGCTTCATGAGTTCCTTGGAGCACGTCCTTGCTGATgtcctcgccttgactaaggctcggggggcagctaatctAGTGGATGCTCTATATTTTCAGGAGCCGATTGGGGTTGCTGCAAGAAAGGGAAGGAGACTGGttgctcaaattagccgatgaacaatcATCGGCTGTGGGATTGCAAAATACCACGGTCGAGAGAAAAtaataatccgattcgttgctatcggtcttgatggagattggattaatgaaaagagagattgaaagaacaattctcattaattcaaagaagCGGCTTTactagaagagccgatggctctcaaaagagggatctggtgcctagtgcactgctaactactagtcctactccacTAGTCGTCGccgtcttcatcatcgccgtcgtcgaggtcgtcggcgctgctcccaggaagctcctcgccgatgctgccccagccgtcagctggagcttcctcctcctcctcgtcatcgtcatcatcctcgctatccgcccagctgcggaagcgcttcgttggaggatatcccgcggaggaggaggaatcatcttcctcctcctcatcctcttcttcctcgtcatcatcgtcgtcctcgctgtccgcccacatgcgggagcgcttcttcggcggaagcctggtggagggggaggcctcagTCCTTTCCgctcctttttctttcttctccttgtcagaggagatgggattcgccccggagcggggatcgtcttcttccttgttcttcggcgacgattggagggagaagcctgaagcggaggaggaagaggaagacattgctacagaaggagagggttttttggtgccgaccgctagagcagaggaaggggatgaagaggactggTCAATTGGCatggttaaataatgaggagcctagtggagattcaatgccattgcaatttccgaggaagtgatgctaaagctgtcaaatTTCACAGAGAAGTGGGGAAGACAAAGTGTCATGATGACGGATGCtacaacagttctgctctgccacgacatgacccgacgaaagaaagcataatgattttggaaatatcatttccaaaaccaggggggcatgtgttatcaccagaatttgaccaagctagaggtgggccgcgatcaagatggacttgaagatgtgTACATCAAGAAataggtgaatcggcctttatacgcagagtttgggctagttagcccgtgtatcttaatatatagtaggctacgtagaagttagattttatctcgtgcacggtttggtgcacgcccacattagaaagtcccctggactataaatatgtatctagggtttatggaataaacaacaaccaacgttcaacacaaaccaatctcggcgcatcgccaaccccttcgtctcgagggtttctccggtaagcaccatgccgcctagatcgcatcttgcgatctaggcaagcacgagcctgcccacgttgttcatgcgttgctcgtgctcgaagcctttttgatggcgagcaacgtagttatcatagatgtgttatggttagcattgttcttagtgtcatatgtcgtcgtagtgcaacccttgcgcatctagccgtccttgtacctcatcatgggtgcgagggcggcacccgcttgatcgttatttagtagatctgatccgttacggttgctccttgattcatcaaggattagtttaacatccgcaatagttaggccttacaaagggttggaggatccagcggcgcgtagggtgtagtttgctggccctagacaggatgttccgaggatcaacctcgtgttggtttttaggccttgtctaggagtggcttacgatcaccgtgcgcgagcgcgaggcccaatcgtgagtaggatgatccgattatgcggtgaaaaccccaaatcgtcgtggatctcatatgctttatcttgatcaagcgggaccaccatatattcggccaccttggacgaatcatgggtggatcggctccatgagccgattcacaggataactcgagagccgatcgaggctcgtatttaacgtgtacgtgtgtgccctgcagaaactaagcgaggcatcatccacaccttcccgaccggtataggtcgggtggcacgcccttgcaatttgcatcggcgcgcgaccaggaggctttgcgggccgtcgctctgagggactggggccagccgcagccctagttgttcccggctctacggtgttgaccagtcgctgcccgccggtgggtttctgacgtcaacagggccAGACAGCGAGATTAGGCTCTCGTCTAGGCCACTTTCAGCCCGAATCCGTAAGCTCGTTGCAAAAATACAGTTCCAGCAGGTTATTGGGTAtatgttagagttgctctaagcaGCCATCTGGTACACAAAAAGAAGCGTAATCTCGTATCCAAAGGTTGCACCCGCAACGAAGGGCAGAGCAGAATGCCTTGCCACCGGTTCGCACATGGAAGGGAAAGGTAGCATTGGCACATATCTTTTCTCGTACAGCATCCGGCCGGTCCATGTCGGGTAAACCTTTCGATTGCGTCTTAATAGTGGACCCTGGAGGCCACGCTGCTGGCCTTCAGAGACTGGCATAGACATCAAAATCAGATGGACCGATGCCGGGACAGGGAGCATCTGGGGGTTCTTCGATTCGACCCCTTTCTCGTTACAGTTTGGATCACGACGATTAGGCGAAACATCTATGACCACTTCCCGGCCGAACAGATCGTGTCATTGCACAATGATTAGAAAAGGACTACGGGCAGGAGCTACTTGCAAGGATCATGCGGAGCCACCAGCTATTCAGCTGTAATGGCTAACCACTGTTTCCAGCTAACATCTACTCATGAAGCAGAACGATAGTACAAGCAACAGAACTATGTACCATCGACTTGCTAAAGCATGCCAATGTAACAAGGTtgtctagatacatataaatTTTAACAATTCTCAAACAACTTtaatggaacggagggagcacTCAGACTGGTACAAACATGAGCCTAGTACTCATCAGTAACCCTCTGGGTGAATTTGATGGCCatttggcatacataatagattgGATTAGTTGTCACTCCCATATGTTTCCGAAATACAAAAAAAGCCCAGGCCGATCACGCTGCTAGACACATATGTACCCATCTGTTTTAAAGCCTGCCACTCTTCACAATTACTGATGGGTAGCAGATCGTGAATGGAAGAATTGGGAGCATCAGCTGACAGAGATGACTTTATACAAGCCAACAACATGGCAGCAATAATCTATCAGCAACAAAAATAAGGTTAACTAAGACAGGCTACCGGTGAGGATATACAAGATCCACAGCAGGGTAGCTTACATCAGTAAATTGCATTCTCCAGCCAATGTTCCACGTCCTAGATCATGGGGCATCTTTGCCATTGTTTTGCATAGGGTGCCGCTGCTTGGAGAATCTTCTTCCTAGGTCCCTGATCCATGACAAACTCTAGTCAAAATCAGAACTAGTACCAAAAAAGCCAGAAAAGAAAGCCTAAAATCTAGGAAAGGATGTGCTGCAAGCCTGAAACCCATGTCTAAGTACAAATGAAGCAGCATCACGTTTGAATTGCCTTAACATTAATGTCACCAGCGTGTAGTCACATAGAGACTAGCCTTTCTACAGTGAATCTTTTGAATGAAATTCAGATACAGAACCTTATTGTCATCATCAAGAGTTCAAGACTAACAACAACAGTGCTGTAGTAGAGAAATACATACTTGGAATAAGAACATTGCTATATATCATGTAAACATGCTAGCATAATTGAGCTATACAAATACTTACCATTGGTACTCCCATATCTTTCAGGTCGCCATCTTTCATCTGACTCAACGCAGTCATATCCACCTGAAAACAAGTGAATACAAAGCAAATGATGAACCATCATAGTGATTAATCCATAAAGCATATGTCTAAATATACGCTCATGAAATGCTCAAATGGACAGTTTGGACATTtctgaaagaaagaaagaaagaaaaaaagcttGAGACAGCAAACAGATAGTTTAAAGATCCAATAGGTGTAACCAACAGAAGAGCAAGCATAGGCATGAACCTATAGAATAATAATCATGAAAGAAAAGAAAGATAAGAGACTAGAACAAAATTTCTAATAAATTATCTGCAAAAGAACCGAGCTCTTTGAGGGAGCACAGCTTCATAACTCCACTCAAAAGATCAAATATAAGCCTTTCAAATACGACTCAGTCTGGCTAGCCAATACATAACAGATAAACCGGTATCAAAATGAAGATTGTATATTTGCCCATAAGAAACAATTAGAAGTTGGAAACAAATCGAGAAGTAAAGGAAGTCACCTCCTCGCCCTGAAAGAGACAAACATACTTCTCAAGTCCCAGTGACTTCAGTAATCCAGTAACTGTCAGCGGTACTTCTGTCTGCAAAAGCACATAGAACAATGTCAGATAATTCCAGAGCAAATGTTAACTATAGAATTCATATCCAAAAGCTCACTGATATAATTGGCCTGAAACTCAGCTAATGGTCATCATAACTGGAAGTTGATTTCTCACATACATAACTATGTATGGGTAAAGTGAACAGAAATTCAACTATAAGCCTGGAACTACGGGCAAAGTGAACAAAACTATGCTGGTGGTCAGCATAAGAATGGATGTGCCGGATATATGTGTATAATGATGCCAACTTTAGAATATCTTTTGGTGTTCTGAGACTGTTGCACTCAGAAGCACAAACACAGAACCTAACTAAAGTTCAAGATGAACTTTTTGTAATAAGTTCATAATCGAGCACTATTTTCAGTTTTAATTGCCAAGTATCCTATCAAGAACAGCATTACAGGACAAATAACAGATGTGGTCTCAAAAGAAAAATTTAACAGCTGAGAACAAAAAAAGCAACGAATCAAAAAAGCAGAAGCCTATGAGAGAAATACAAACCAGTACAGTGTCCATAGGCAGACGTGCGCCAGATGAACTGATTCCATTAGCTGGTTGTACTGTATCAAGCAAAATGGTAGAATTTCCTTCGTAAGGTTGATGGGTTCTTAATGTGTCAGGAACATCTCTTGCGATGTGACTTGAAGATCTTGTGGCACCGACAGATCCAGGAGGTGGAATGGACCTGGCCTGGTCATACGTTCTTGGGGGAGATATGCCTCTTCGAACACTTCTTGGGGGAGATATCCCTCTTCGAACACTTCTTGGAGGAGACGAGCCTCTTCGACCGCTTCTTGGGGGAGACAAGCCTCTTCGAACACTTCTTGGGGGAGACATGCCTCTTTGAACACTTCTTGGGGGAGACATGCCTcttcttggaggagacatgcctcTTCGGACActccttggaggagacatgcctcTTCGAACACTTCTTGGGGGGGTCAAGTCCCTTCGAACACTTGGAAGATTGTCTGGGGAGCTATGCCTCAAACCACCAGCAGTCCATGAGGAATAAGGTTTTCCTGAAGAATCAAACTTGATCAAATCGTCTGCACACCGTGCAGAGGGCAATTGGCTTGCAAGAGTAGAGGCTCTTGACTCTGGGACTCTCCCCCTCGAACCATACCCAGATCCTGATTCTGGGACCTCTCTCACATCATAACTAGATCTTGATTCTGGAACACGCCCTCTGGCTTCATATCCCTGGAGATTCTTTGAATTCCGTGAAAGCTTTTCACGGAGATCCACTCCATTCTGTTCTGTCTCACTGTTGCTCTTCTTTGACAAGCCTTTCCTCATTAGCTTCAGCCTTAAATCATGCCTGCCAATCTGGCGAACTTCAACTATTATGCAGCCCAACACATGCAAGAAAAAAGAAGTGTCAACTAAAAAGCTCACTATTATATTCTAGCATATGGGATAGCAAAAAACGAAATTTTTATAATCACCCAAACCATCATCTCCAATCTGTAAGCTACTGCTTTCGGTTTGCCGTCT includes these proteins:
- the LOC124676389 gene encoding serine/arginine repetitive matrix protein 1-like isoform X1; this translates as MASSAKVTITLGRSGQVVKRRTISDIGIHDELPVSGRKRPVRERLGNTVVDSDSYGSQQGNKRRQTESSSLQIGDDGLVEVRQIGRHDLRLKLMRKGLSKKSNSETEQNGVDLREKLSRNSKNLQGYEARGRVPESRSSYDVREVPESGSGYGSRGRVPESRASTLASQLPSARCADDLIKFDSSGKPYSSWTAGGLRHSSPDNLPSVRRDLTPPRSVRRGMSPPRSVRRGMSPPRRGMSPPRSVQRGMSPPRSVRRGLSPPRSGRRGSSPPRSVRRGISPPRSVRRGISPPRTYDQARSIPPPGSVGATRSSSHIARDVPDTLRTHQPYEGNSTILLDTVQPANGISSSGARLPMDTVLTEVPLTVTGLLKSLGLEKYVCLFQGEEVDMTALSQMKDGDLKDMGVPMGPRKKILQAAAPYAKQWQRCPMI
- the LOC124676389 gene encoding serine/arginine repetitive matrix protein 1-like isoform X2, producing MASSAKVTITLGRSGQVVKRRTISDIGIHDELPVSGRKRPVRERLGNTVVDSDSYGSQQGNKRRQTESSSLQIGDDVEVRQIGRHDLRLKLMRKGLSKKSNSETEQNGVDLREKLSRNSKNLQGYEARGRVPESRSSYDVREVPESGSGYGSRGRVPESRASTLASQLPSARCADDLIKFDSSGKPYSSWTAGGLRHSSPDNLPSVRRDLTPPRSVRRGMSPPRSVRRGMSPPRRGMSPPRSVQRGMSPPRSVRRGLSPPRSGRRGSSPPRSVRRGISPPRSVRRGISPPRTYDQARSIPPPGSVGATRSSSHIARDVPDTLRTHQPYEGNSTILLDTVQPANGISSSGARLPMDTVLTEVPLTVTGLLKSLGLEKYVCLFQGEEVDMTALSQMKDGDLKDMGVPMGPRKKILQAAAPYAKQWQRCPMI